Part of the Engraulis encrasicolus isolate BLACKSEA-1 chromosome 23, IST_EnEncr_1.0, whole genome shotgun sequence genome is shown below.
ctGGATTTGCTTCGATTGCCCTGCACCTGTGTCCTTCTCCCCAGTGGGACATGAGTCACCCATAGAGACCTCTATCTAGAGAGGCACCCCgtacagggatgctgacagtggggggacaaggggcagttgtcccgggcccagggagagaggggctccagaaatgggttctcattccattgtatgtacagtattggggGGGGGCTCATTCAGATGACTGTGtctggcccggccaaagctgccatcGGCCCTGACCCCATGCATGATTGGACAGATGTGGTACACACAGACAGGCCTGAGACCACAATAACATGGCTCCATTAAGACCATTATAACGCTGTTAGTTGCAAACCTCTTCAACCTCTATTATAAAGTTGTTGTTACCAATGATGATCTTttcactgtagcctcttactgcagcaggggtcgccggtgaccctattcacttgctgaacatgcttaactacatcataacaacattgctgtgacattacagagagccatagtgctgcgctaaggggttaagtaattTCATAGTGTTCTTGGTGTGATGATAGGGTACCGGACTTCTTTTTTCTGGCAAACAGTGAGTcactagcagggctctaaattaacaccagccaactggccaaatgctggtgaaagtttggctggtagaaaagaccaacgtattagccacgttgacccattagtgagtgtgtgtttagctacTAAGATTTACAAAccatggtgatgaaaaaaaataatttagaggCCCACTAGTGATTCcaactgcacaaagaggctacaaaggATCCCGTCACAAATGTGTTATGTGCTTTACTGTGGATATGACTGGTAGTTCAAGACTGGAAAGACATGCTTGTTGTAACCCATTATTAATAGCCTATTTCCTAATATTAGACAACACGAATGaagaacaacagcagcaacaacaaaaaccttCGGAAGTAAGTAATCGGCTCACATTGATTTGAAGAAAACAGAACCCCGAGAATGTTATTCAAGGAGATTATGCCATGTAACACAGTATACGGATACTTCCACCTTTACATCACCACTAAGCTGTGTTTGGATAAACCCAGCACgcagcagacagacaaaaacagttGGAGCCAAGCCAAGCAGAAATGTCCATAACAATTATTCTGTAATGGAACATACTGCTCCGCAACAGTGGACTAATGGATCATAAACTAGCTGATAGCATTGCATCCACTGACATTTAACCGTCAGAGAAAACACAAGTCACCAAACACTCTGTTATCCTGCTGGCAAATGTACAAATACACAGATAGGGTACCGGTCTCATCATTTACACactgggaggaggggagggaaagcaTTTCAGTGGCTTTAAAGTGGATGCTTTTCTTCATCAGAGTTTGATTAAAATTAATTTGAAAAGTGCTGTTTGGAGCAATAATTTCAGCAACTTTTAAATAAATAACGTTTAAATAAAATACAGGAGATTTAGACCAATCTAAATTATAACCTAGTGAATACATTCTTAATTAATTGATTCTAATAAATCTAAAAATTATACAAATCAATAGGCTATCAAATTAAAGCTGGTGTGTGGCCAAAGAAACAAAATATGTCCACACATCCTCTGCTTTGTATAACAAAGATTAGATCAACACAGCACACAATAACTTTCACTACATCCTCTTTGACTTTAGCCTCCAGTAGGATTGCCGAAACCCAGCTGGCTGCAGGCTATACTTGGCTCTCTTGCCTTCCGTTTTCATTGATCACCTGTTGTGCTGCGATGGCACAGTTACTAAATATTAACCTGACCACAAACGCAGTTACTCAACCTGCTAAGAATAGGACAAACACGGAAGAGCAGTATAACAGAGAGCCTACTGTGCGCTAACTTTAGACTGTGAGACTGGGCTAATCCTAATCTGAGGAGGCATGGGGCTGTTGTAGTCACTTTGTAACCCTGGAGGACCTCTCCCGACTGACAATAGTGAGTCATTCAGAAGTTGCATGCGGCAATACCTGCACAATATTGACTCAAAATCTGTGGTTTACTACGGCAGTTGGGCATATCTATATGTGGTGGTGCGGGGAATGTATGGATGATTAAAAAAAAGGTGTGTTGATCGCATGTTTTACGCATTACGCATGAAATTACGCATTACGAATGGAAGTGCAAAAATGTAAACACACGGGCTTTATGTGTTGTTTCACTTACGCCACCGGTGTGTTATTATAAAGGCTACACGTCAGGTCTCTACACGGCGCAAACATACCACCAGACATTCCACACTCTCAGCGGCCTGCCAGCTAAAAGCGTGCAGAAAGTTTTCTCAAAGAGCAGCCAAGGGGGCGGTCCACACAGCGCAACAGGAGCACTCGAGATGCGCTTATATTAGCTTACTGATTCACTCGTGCGATCATACATCGATTCGCACCGTGTGCATGCAACCAGGAGAGTAAAAGCATATGACATACCGACAAAACGGAGACTGTATGCCTTCGTCGACGGTGGGCATTAACGGAATGTTGGATTTACAACCATAAACAAATCAAGAGTTTCGACGGGACTTTCGCCAGTACCATTGAAGCTGTGAGTGATCTGCTGCGCGTGGGGTTCATGTGTTGGGTTTCTTTGAAAACAAGTGTGTTAGTCTCAAAGTTGGATAACTTTAATATCAGTCATTTACAGTCGCCCGAATGAAAATAATAACATTTACATTTGGTGCTTTAAACGCAAGGCACTATTTTCATATCAAAACGCGGTGTTTTATAGGTTACATTTTAATGGTAGCCTTACTTTATTGCTTTTTTCCAGTTACTTTCTTTTTCGAATTGACACCGTGTTATGTCTGTCATAATACGCAATCATGGAACGGGCATGGTGATGATAGTTTGTAAGGAGTCTGGATTGTGGTGTAACTTGTTTCTCAAGACGTCAGTTAAATGTCAACAGCAATACTTTTTGTCAAAGCGTGCCACAAGAAGTCAAGATTttaccatttttaaaaatatatattttataacaGTATCTTCGCCTATCCATTTTTAAATGTGATTTTGATTCatgtttctcttttcctttctctcgttTAAATTCAGAAAATGCTGAACATCAGTCTCTCAACGCCAGGAGTAGTAGGAGTTCACCAGCAGGCCAATCAGACGACCTGTCGCTTCGATGAGGAGTTTAAATACATCCTGCTGCCCGTCTCCTACTCGCTGGTGTTCATCGTGGGACTGGCGCTCAACTCAATGGCCCTGTGGATGTTCCTTACGAAAATGCGGCCGTGGAACACCAGCACAGTCTACATGTTTCACTTAGCTCTATCGGACACGCTCTACGTGCTTTCACTGCCGACACTCATCTACTATTACGCCAACCGCAGTGACTGGCCGTTCGGCGTCGCGGTGTGCAAAGTGGTGCGGTTCCTCTTCTACGCCAACCTCTACAGCAGTATCCTGTTTCTCACCTGCATCAGTGTACACCGCTACCTGGGAATCTGTCACCCCATCCGCACCCTCACCTCGATCAAGCCCCGGCACGCCCACCTGGTGTGCCTGACCGTCTGGGTGACCATCACCCTCTGCCTGGTGCCCAAGCTCATCTTCGTCACCACCACCCCCAGGGACAACGACACGCTGTGCCACGACACCACGCGCCCCGAGGACTTTGACTACTTTGTCACCTACAGCTCGGTGGTGATGGTGCTGCTCTTCGGCATCCCCTTTCTGGTCATCATGGTGTGTTACTTCCTCATGGCCCGCGCGCTGTGCAGACCTCGCAAAGGCCTGTCGCAAACGCAGCAGGGCAACAACGCCGCGCGCACCAAGTCCATCAAGCTCATCGTGGTGGTGCTGGTGACGTTCGCCATCTGTTTCGTGCCGTTCCACATCACGCGCTCGCTCTACTACACCTACCGCTTCCTGGACGCCGACTGTGCCTTCCTCAATATCATCAACTTCGCCTACAAGATCACGCGGCCGCTGGCCAGCATGAACAGCTGCCTGGACCCCATCCTCTACTTTCTGGCGGGAGATCACTACCGCTCGCGCTTGCTGCGCGCCCTGACCAGGCAGCCCAACGCCTATCACGATTCACACTCGGCCTACCAGCCTCCGCCGTTCACCAAAAAGAAGAACAAGGACACCACAAAGAACGATAATAATGACAATGGCAGCACGAATGATAATGACATTGCTCTGGTGTATAAAAATACAGAGGCGAAAGAGAGCCCTAAGCCAGAGCGCTAAAGCTTGGTGGCCTTGGCTGTGTATTGTACAGACTGGTGTGTGACAAAACTCTTGTGTTGTTTGTGAAGGCACACCATCCACCAGCACTGTGCGTGAAAAGCACAGAGAGAAGTTGGTAATGGTGAAGATAGGGGTTCATGCTGGTTCAAACCCCGTTGGAATAGTGTGGGTGGTctcccacacccacatccatgGTTGAAGCATCCTTGAGCAGGGACCTAAATCCGCATGGCTACAGGGACTGTTGCCAATACCCTCCCTGTACAACTTAAACAACTGTGAtgcgctttggatgaaagtgtctgcgtgctaagtgtaacgtaatggTGGTGAAGGAGAGTTCTCATATTATGGAAGTCTGGTCCTACTTGTGTGGGTTAATCAAGTATGTTGAGATGAGCTTACTGCATGAGCCTTGCCAGtatggctgctgacagcttttggtcgggcctgggacaaagctaTCTGAAcaagccccccctccccaacacataccatgtaatgaggacccaattctattTCCcaattctccctgggcctgggacaattggccccttttgtccccctcttgtcggcttccctgctcgcaAAGCCGTGCAGATTTTCAGAGTTCAAAAGGAAGCCATCATCGCCACAATTGTAAACAGCACCAGGCTCCCTCTCAGAAAAAAAAGCCAACAGGCAAGGCACACCGCCGTCCAAGGGGAGGGATGGGTTTTCAGCCCGAAACCCACatcctttgtgtgcgtgtgcgtgtgtgtgtgtgtgtgtgtgtgtgtgtgtgtgtgtgtgtgtgtgtgtgtgtgtgtgtgtgtgtgtgtgtgtgtgtgtgtgtgtgtgtgcctgtgagtgtttgCAGTACCTCGTATGCCTCCGTCCAATTGTCATGTCTTGTTTATACCAGTGAGAGAGGCACAGCTAAGCCTGTTGGCTTTGGAAAAGGCAGCTAGCTAGAATACCCCCACTCTACTACTACTCACTATACGTTTAGCTGCTACAGTATACTCAGGCAGGCTTTTTTAAACTGCACTGCACTTATAGCTCTTCTGTCTTTGTTGCTCTGGGTCGTTTTATATCACTGGGTGCAGCAGCTGTTCGCTGTGACCAGAACCACCCCCGTCCCCTGGCCCTGTGTCCTTCCGAGAAAGTGGATCGTAGTCGAGTGAAaggaaagaagtaaaaaaaaaaaaagatcaccaGTGCAGCACAGATGTCTTTTTCCGGGTTTTTTTATCGTCTTTTATTTCTCCAGTGACTAACGTTTCAATGCAGAAGCATCTTCCTCTGAATGCTGAATTGTTAAGTAGTCATCGCCTACTGTTTTGGCCTTGTGGAATTCCGGCACAGAGGGCCTGCATTATTACCGGCAGCCCCGCTCTGAAAGCGGCTTGTCTGTCTCAGGCACAGTGTCATTACAGTTCTCTGCTGCATAATGGTGCCTTAGTGGCCAAAGGTTCTTTATCAAGCGACTATTGAGACAGTACTGGGCATTGAGAGACAGTGTGGCAGTATTGAGACAGTGCTAAGCATTGTGCGGTGAAAAAGGGCTGCTGTACATAAGAGACTGAGTGGACAGGGGAAAGTGAAGAATCTGTTGGCCCCCACAGATAACGTATCGCATCGCACAATTAAGTTCGGCACCATTCAGATTCAGATTGGGTCGTCTGAACAAGAGTGGATCCCGAGCTCTCCTTACAAATTAAAACACTGTACTATTTGTAATTATCCTGGGAAGCTAAGGATCATTGTGCCATAgaaaggtgtgtgagtgtgtgtgtgtgtgtgtgtttggggtttggGAAGGGGAGTTAAAGATCATCGCACCACAAaaaagtctatgtgtgtgtgtgtgtctgagtgtgtgtgtctgagtgtgtgtgcctgagtgtgtgtgtgtctgagtgtgtctgtgtctgtgtttagtgTTTGGGAAGGAGGGGAGTGGAACACTGATGAGAGCCTGGTTTGTGATGTTGACATAGTGTTGTCAGTGGAAACGGGCCGAGAGAGTTCCACAAAAGACCTGGCTACGGCGTAGTGCGAGACAATCCCCTCCTGGCCCCCTCCAGCTGTTTTTGTCATTCAGTTTGGGGGTGTGTGccgtgtcgatatgagctacatATCAAACTGAACTACCAATTCAATACAACGCACAAAAGTCGCGCCCCTACTGGGGTCAGAGTTACGTTTTGGGTTTGTGCTATGTTAACAGCCTGTTGGTAGctcaattttgggccctatgtacaatgtgtttcaatggaccccccagccatatatcttcataaatcggacagTGTATGGGCCTCCTATATatatatggggccctggtgactcagtcacactatAGCCCCCTTAACGACACCCCTGGTAGCTCATCTTGATAGAGCAGCCCATCCAGACAGAACAGGAGCAACAGTACAGCTGTGCAGTGCTTTGCTATGGCAGTGCATTGCAGCACAGTATGGTCAATGGAAAGGGTGGGGGCGTTTGACAGCCTCCAGAATCCTGCTCAGACActttctcctcctcactcctcctcagcAACAATAGGTTTCCCATATCTACTGGCCGGGACAGGAGAGGTGATGTTTTTGTAGCCGTAAACTAGACAGTGTTTTTTGGTAGGCTAAATACTGAATCAAATACATGAAACTCAATAAGAAATGAAAATATCACAACTGTAACAGAACATATCAAATCTGTATGTATCATTTTTtggataaaataataataaactgacGGACAATGTGAGTGTCTTTGATCTCTTGATTTTGAATTTCTACTCAATGCCAATATAACATCCGCAAAGTGTTATGTTCAGTTCTATGCAGGGTGATTTACCTGTTACTATATAGTCCAGAGGAATACTTACAGGCAGATTAAGATATAGGCTAAGTCTTCATTATGATTATTTAAACAGGACAAAACAAAAGTAAACACAGTGACATCATATCCTTTCCACCTTAAATACGTAGTTTCACTGGAGACCACAAAAATGTATGTGGGCTTACAGTAAAGTCATACAACATTTGGCATACGTGGGGCAAAAATAAACATATAGGAGTAGCCCTACCATACCAGCTGATTGACTGCAATTGGGAGCAAGTGATGACGCACTGGGGATTCCCGGGACACAACCCCAATGAAAACCTGTCTAATCAATGTGATATTGTAAAAGAAcactcagctgtttgtgtgtaagatgaccctgatgaaggcgtaagccgaaacgttggtcttattaaatgtaactgcatgaaaaaaaggtcttattaaatgtaactgcatgaagttctgagtgtgcgacgaccattctttttcaagttgagtctaattgtctgccgtacgcacctcaaacggtgtgcgtttactgaaacccgaagcAAAAATAAACTTGACCAGATGCCAACCATTCATACCAGATGTGAAAGCTGAAAACAAAGAACTAAATGTTAATGTGTTATTGTGgactgatgtacagtatgtagggacTATGTAAATCTTAACCTTTACCAAGCATCCACTTGGATAATAACCACATAACAAATCCCCTGTGTAACATATTGCTTGGACATTCTCATCCATTGCACAATATTCTCTGAAACTGGAGTTCTGTGAGATTCTTCTTTCGAAAAAGAGTACACTTTTGAGATGCATCCCCAGATTGTCAATAATATTCTATTGACGACAGTGTATGGTTACATGTGTTGAAATCAAAGGCACACATTTGTGAATAAGAGTGTTTTTGGATTGTTATTTGAGGGTTTGTGTGCAACCAGTATACATAGTACAAGCCCTTAAGCAGGCCTTGACTGAGACCGAACCATTTTGGCATATGAACTAGCTATACAGTTGTTTTCTAAGAAGACAAGGAGTGCCTTCAATGTCTTTCATACTTTGCTTCAAACTGTGTTGACCAAAGAGCAACTTTGTCACCACTTTAAGAAAGCAAAACCCCTCTTTTTATTTGCTAATCTTTACAGCAGTTTGTGCTTTGTGATGTGGGGTTGGTAAATGATTCAGgacagactcgaacctgggtgcccatgggcatgcaagcccatacttGGTTGGGTGCTTTAGTGCACTTTGCCATAGCACCCCCATGGGAAGGAATTCATTCATGAAGATCAATTTAGTTTTCAGCAGAAACTAGTGAAGGGGAACTGCCTACCCTATGGAAGTCTTGACATTTCACATCCAATGTGTTTCCTGAAGCCACTGTGGTGTCACACTGCCCAGAAATCAGCAGAGATGAATAAAGCATAaagtactgttacagatgtaattacaacactagtcgtatattacatggtttcaactttgtaatatcataccaccagTGTTATAATAACATCTGTATGTAAGAGTTCTTCTACTTCTgttttatacaactctggaaaTCTGGCTTCTCAGAAAATAATATATCTGTACTTCCTAATTATTGGTAGGGATAAAAACAGTTCAGGTCAGGCAACAGATAGGGGCAGGATACACTTTGAAGGAGGCtattaattaaaaacaaaaaacaccccaaaacaaaacaaaaaccactCCAGCCATATTTCCAATAGATAAAAGAGACAGAGGCTGTCCCCGTGTCTAAAAGAGAgtcttttttaaatgaacattgtTTTAGACCAGGTTACTAAAAGAACCAGGCTACTCTGGGCCCTATAAATTGAGGGAACAGTACCAACAGATAATTACTGAGAGGAAGCATTTGGATGATGCTGATTCTCTCTTTCACAACACAACTCCACAAATCAAGCAACACAACGGATATAATCATGTCATGCTCTGAATACTTCATCTTTATCTTTATATGTTTAGGACATGAGTGTACCCCGTCACACACATGACTATTCATAGTAACGGTAGCTAGCTGTCACCAAGACTACTTGAACTTTGGCAGGCTGAACTCCCTGCTACAGACCGCAGGCGTGAGACTGACAAAGCCTGAGAAAACCCATATGGTTAGTGGACAATgatgccaagacacacacacacacacacacaaacacacaaacacacacacacacacacacacacacacacacacacacacacacacacacacacacacacacacacacacacacacacacacacacacacacacacacacacacacacacacacacacacacacacacacacacacacacacaggagttgtAGTGTAGGAGTGTCTGGGAGGGTAGTGAGGATCGTCGTGTGTAGTTTAAATAAATCAGAGAGACAGCCGTCACAGGAAGTTGGAAAATGAAGACAGTTAAGCGAAAAGGAAGTGCACTGGCTGGAACTACTGCACTGTTTATCTTAAGTCTCCATCTATCTCAGTCCAACAGCTTCAGGATAAGACGGGAAATACGCCACTAAAAAGGAAGAATGTTCCATGCCCCATTGAGAAAACCTAATAATTTATGGCAGCGTTCAATTGGGCCATAAAAAACACTGCCAACGACTATTGTTGTCCATTTAGTGATGCAAGGAACATTGTGAGGCTAAATTAGAAATGTGAGGAAGGTGTTTCCATCCCTACCCTCATTCAAAACAATAGGCGATT
Proteins encoded:
- the p2ry4 gene encoding P2Y purinoceptor 4; this translates as MLNISLSTPGVVGVHQQANQTTCRFDEEFKYILLPVSYSLVFIVGLALNSMALWMFLTKMRPWNTSTVYMFHLALSDTLYVLSLPTLIYYYANRSDWPFGVAVCKVVRFLFYANLYSSILFLTCISVHRYLGICHPIRTLTSIKPRHAHLVCLTVWVTITLCLVPKLIFVTTTPRDNDTLCHDTTRPEDFDYFVTYSSVVMVLLFGIPFLVIMVCYFLMARALCRPRKGLSQTQQGNNAARTKSIKLIVVVLVTFAICFVPFHITRSLYYTYRFLDADCAFLNIINFAYKITRPLASMNSCLDPILYFLAGDHYRSRLLRALTRQPNAYHDSHSAYQPPPFTKKKNKDTTKNDNNDNGSTNDNDIALVYKNTEAKESPKPER